The Candidatus Paceibacterota bacterium region CAAGATATGTTTGCCAACCCGCTCCTCCAATAACTGGGTTCGAGAAGAGTTTTGTGGTGAGGTAGAGTGAGCGACTCATGACGTCGTACCCATTTACAATATTGAGGTGATGCTCTGCAAATATCGAAGGTGTGGGGAGTTTGAGGAGGTCATTTGTGAAATTGCGATATGCAATTGCGGAGAGCTCAAGTCGTTGTAAGTCGCTCTGCTTCTTTGTTTCAAGCGCTTTCTTCAAGATGTCCGCTTCTGCTTCGACGTCCTTGCTTGTGTATATTTGAATAATCTTCCCGAAATCATTTGCATAGGTACGTAATGTTTCTGGAGAATTGTCAGAAATGACGGCAAGGTCGCTCAGGGTGCGCCGAGGTTGTACTTGGCTCGCATCGAAACTTTTCACGAGGTCTTGCACTGTGCTCGAGCGGATCTTTTCCACTTCTTTCGAAAGAAACTCCGAATAGAATTTTTTCTTTGCTTCGTCGACATCAGTTGTCGTTGCGTTTCCGAGTGACAGTACATACAAGATATCATCAGGGCCTTTTTTGGTAGGGTTATGTCCCGTGCGTACTTCTGCTCCGTCTTGTACACCATCACCATCGGTATCAGGGTTCGTGGGATCGGTGCCATATACTGCCTCTTCCCAATCAGGGAGCCCATCATTATCAGTATCAGTTTCTTGTTGCATCAGTGCGGTGGCAGGGGCTGCTTCATCAATCTTGCCACTTGGCTTACCTGAATCTTTTGAGGGGAGCATGTAGATACCAACACCCACGATTCCTGCGGCCACAAAAGTGCTCAAAACGAGTGGAGAAGAGAGGTGCGTGCGTATGCGCTCAATCATAGGTACAATTATAACATGTATGACTGGAGGTTGTAGTGGTTTTGTGTCCCCGCGTTACTTGTGCTGTTTCCCCGCGCACTGCAATGGAGTATAATAGATCTATGCGAAACACTACATACGCAATGATTTTTTTGATAGCAATCATGGTGGGAATCATGACCTCTCCCTTGGTGGGCGATGCGGCTTGTGCTCCAATTTCTCGTACACTACGTGTGGGAATGCAGGGTGAAGATGTGCGCGCACTTCAAAAGTTTCTAAATGATGATGTCGACTCTATGATTGCCACAACAGGTGTGGGGTCACCTGGAAATGAGTCCACGGTATTCGGGCCTGCAACATTGCGTGCCGTAATGAAATTTCAAGCAGCAAATAAGGAGCAGATCCTTATTCCTGCTGGAGTGACGGAACCTACGGGTATTATCGGAAAGATGATGCGTGGCGTGGTCAATCAGTACCTTTGTGCTAATCCAAGTCTTGGAGTTGAGGGTGCAGAAGTAAGTACCTCATCAAGTAAAACGAGTAGTGATCCACTCGATACCCCACAGAACAGGAAGAGAATTGCTGAGCTTCAAGCACGCTCTGATGCGATTTTTGCAGAAAATGACAAGAAACTTACAGACGCACTCCAATCAATAAAGCAGCGTTATGCTGTTATTGACGCAAAAATGACAGAAGCCACAAAAGCAATCGATAAGGTACACAAGATGGAAGAAGTGTTTAATGCACTCAGTGATCCTTCAACGGCGATTGTTCCTGGAGTGAAAGGAGGAGTGTTTGGTCTCGCGGATCCACTCCAAATAAGTGTTATCGTTCCTAGTGTTGCATATAGGGGTGATCGCATTGGTATTATTGGTTCAGGATTCCTTGAGAACAATAAGCTTCATATTGCAGATAAGGTGATTGACATGGAAATGCCAAATAAGGAGGGTACGGTATCCTTTGCTCGCCTTCCCGCAGATCTTCCAATGGGGCGTAATACGGCATTTGTAGAAAATAGTAAGGGGAAGAGCGATCCTGTACCGTTTTTCATAGCCGAAAAACAGACTGCAGCACCAGTTATTTCGAGTTTTACTCCTGCGGCTACAGGAATAGGAAAGACAGTTACTCTTAGGGGGACGAATTTCCTTGCAAAGAATGATATCTATACTTCCCTTGGTGTGATAAACAATGTTTCTTCATCTGATGGTACAACACTGACGTTCACTGTGCAGGCAGAGCCGGCTCTTGTTGGCACTGATGGAAAGCTTATCGATAAGCTTCCATACACTGTGCTTGTCGGAAATGATAGAGGGCTCTCAGGGGTCGTGCAAATCCCTATGGAATGATATTGGGACACCACACATACTTGTGTGGTGTTTTTATTTCACTGAGCCTATTGTGTTATAATTGCAGCATGAAATATTCCGCATTTATCATCGGACTTTTATTCCCTGTATTCGCTTTTGCGAGCTGTACAGACTTTCCTCGTGATATGAAGGCAGGCATGAAGGGGTCGGATGTCTTTGCACTCCAGCGCATACTTAATAATGATGTACGCACATTAGTCGCAAAGACTGGTCCTGGTTCTCCGGGATATGAGCAAGATGTTTTTAATGATAAGACAACCATTGCACTCAAGGCATTTCAAGAGTTTTATGGATTAACGAGTGCAATCCCGGGAGTTGCTGACGTGCCTACGCGCATCAAGCTTTCTCGATTATCGTGTGAGATCGATGTCGCTCCACCCCAGCCAGTTGTCGCGACGAGCACAAAACTTGGCTCAGGTATTTGTGCTGCAATCACACTCGCGCCACTACCAAGGCCAAAAGTCGTTTTGGAGCAGCCTATTACCATGAAGGTGCGCAGGGGGGAGACTTTTTCCCTCTTCGGAAAAAACTTCACTGAGAATAATACGATTGATGTTGATGGAAAAAGTCTCTGTTTGAAATCAAGCAGTGACGGTGGTCGTCGTATTGATATTATGATTCCTCGCGATGCTGCGCTCGGAAGTCAGTATATTCGCGTGACTAATAAATATGGTGTCAGTAATTTGATCAAGGTGCAGATTCTTGAGGCTGCTGACAGTGCGCGAGGGACAAGTGAGTGTCTCAATATCACCCGAACACTCGTTGAGGGTAGTAAGGGTAAAGACGTACTTGCACTGCAAAAGTTCCTTAATAGTGATTCACGCACGCAGATTGATGTGGAAGGTTCGGAGAGTATTGGAAAAGAGACAGAAGTTTTTAGCGCAAAGACGAAGATGGGCGTCAAGCTATTTCAGAAGCTTTACGCGGCAGATATCTTGAGACCAGCGGGGCTTGTGCAACCGAACGGTGTGATAGGTGCGCTTGCGCGAAAGAAGATTAGCGCGCTTACCGATTGTCCAGTAGAGGTTACACTTCCACCGTCAAAGGAGAGGCCGGTGCTCACTGGTGTGTCCCCTGCTACTGCTTCTGCGGGTGATCAGATTATCATTCGTGGAAATAATTTTGCATCGCAGAATACGGTGCTCTTTGGAGGAAAGGTGTTTGGTCCATATGCAAGCACAGAGGGAAAAACGATTATACTTACTCTTTCTTCAAAGGTACCTGCAGGCAAACAGGATATCAAAGTGAAGACGAGTGCGGGAACAAGTAACGCAGTTGGATTTACGGTCACTACTTCAAACAGTAAGGCTCCAAAGATCATAACGATTGATCCACTCCGTGCAAAACCAGGAGCTTCGATTCGTATTACTGGTTCTGGATTTACTGATGCAGGAAATGAGGTGACGAGCGTGGATGGAAGTATTGCGGTCAAGGGTATCGCCGCAAGCGCAGCGGGGACCGTACTCAGTTTCCAGGTTCCCACGTCAGCTACCGTAGGTACACAAGTTATCAGGGTAGTTAATAGTAATGGACAGAGTAATACACGCACCTTCTCGATTGAAGTTGAGAAAGTTATTCCTCCTCCGACGATTGACGCACTCACTCCCCCAATCACGAAGCAGGGTGGCACAGTGATGATTGAAGGTCACAACTTCTTTGAACCTGTTACGGTTTATATCGACAAGGTCCCCCTTGCGAGCGCTCAAAGAGCCGGTGGTAGTACACGTATCGTGCTTACGGTGCCACCACTTACGGCTACGGGGACGCATCAGGTAAGTGTAAGTACTGATAAGGGAGAGAGCAATCCTAAGCAGCTCGAAGTACTCGACATAAATTCAGATATGCCAGTAATCGAACGCATTGATCCCGCTTCTGGTCCCCTTGGTACAGCAATAACAATAACCGGACGTAACTTCAAGCAATCGAATTTTGTAAATCTTGATGGTGCGTTTTCTGGAAATGCTCCTTCAGGCGGTGATGGAACTCTTTCGACATTCACTTTGCGCTTTGGCACCACTGGTGCACACATGCTTACACTGACAAATATTGCAGGACAAAGTAATGCAGTTCCGTTTACAATTACTGAAAAGGAAGAAGTCGCGTTGCCACCAGTTATAAACACAATTCTTCCTGAAACGACGATTGCAGCGGGAACCTTCCAGTTGTTTGGTAGTAATTTCGGCTCAAAAGCAACGGTGCATATTGGTTCCATGACACTTCCAGAGTCGGTTACGACATCAAGTGGTGTCATATCCGTGAATACTCCAACAAGCTTAACTCCAGGCACCTACCAAGTGTGGATCGTAAATACAGGAGGAACAAGCAATAAGGTTAATCTCACAATCACGACGAGTGGTGGCGGTGGAGGTGGTGGTGGCGGTGGTGGAGGAGGTGGCTATGATCCACGCCGAAAGCCAGTCATCTACAGTCTTAATCCAAACAAGGTTGATCGCGTAAAATGCCTTGCAAGCGGAGGAATACGCTTCACGATAAATGGAACGAACTTCTCTACTTCATCAGTAAATGTCATTAAGGCCGGCCTTGGCGGAGAGCAGCAGATGGTGTCCCCAAATGGTTCAACGTTGTATTTCCAAGCAGGCGACTTCAAGGACGCAATTCCATGTATCAAGCCCTCGATGAAACCGACGGATGATCTCGATGTTTATGTTTACGTACAAAATATGTATGGTACCAGTGAGGGAAAGATCTTTACCGTAAAAGGTCTCGATCCCCTCTCGTCACCATTCTAAGGTAATGAAAAACTGCCCCATCTATGGAGCAGTTTTTCATTGATGCTATAATACGTTACATGAATACACGATATGGAATTTACTTAGGAGCGTTAGTGTTGTCTGGGGTGCTTCCAATTGTTGCCAGTGCTGCGTGCATTCCTTTGATAGGGACGCTACAGTTAGGCACAAAGAGCGAGGAAGTGCGCATGCTTCAGCAGTTTCTCAATACACGCGCTTCAACAACGGTTGCGTACATAGGGAGTGGCTCTATAGGTAATGAGACAAATTACTTTGGTCCAGCAACAAAAAATGCAGTAGTAAAATTTCAGACAATATTTGCAAATGAGGTGCTCGTTCCTGCAGGGCTTTCAGAGGCGACCGGTATTGTCGGAAAGTTTTCTCGTGAGGAAATAAATAAGCAGCTCTGTGCGCAGGGGGGTGTGAAGCCAGTAACAACAACTACGGTTACCCAAAAGGCTGCACAAGAAAATTTTGCAAAAGAGATCGCATTACGTTCGGAGGCATTGGCTGAAAAGATTAATGCACTCCGTCTGAGTGTAGCTACAAACATTGCAAAAACACAAAGCTCCTTTGCGGGAACAACACTTGTTCCTCAATCAAGTATTACCCCACCCGCACTAGACTCATCGAGTAAGGATCTCCCTCTCCAGATATTCACCATTGACCCCTTTATTGCTAAGATCGGCGATAGGGTCACAATCAAAGGGACGGGAATCGTTGCGGGCACAAGTGTACGCATTGGCGGTACTGCTTATCCACTCACGATAGTGAGTGATGGAAGTGCTGCGACATTTGAGATAAAGACAGGGTTTCCTCTTGGAAAGTACTATGCAACTCTCGAAAATAGTGGAAAGAAAAGCAATGATCGCGTGTTTGTGGTTGTGGCAGATACAACAAAAATTCCTGTGATTGAAGGCATTTCTCCCGATACAGGAAATATCGGTACGACCATTACTCTTACGGGTCAAAATTTTGCCGCAAAGAATGATATCTTCACCTCAATCGGTACGATATATGATGTACGTTCATCGGATGGAAAAACACTAAGCTTCCCTGTTACTGCAGATACGACATATCTTAATAACAATGGGAAAATAATCCCATACCTTGCGTATTTCGTTGCCGTCGTCAACGAGAATGGAATCTCTGGGTTTAAAGAGTTTAAAATACGATAATTATGAAAAAAACAATTGCACTCACGCTTGGTCTTGCCATGCTCGCACTGCTTCCCTCTGTTGCAGCAGCAACGACTGGTCTCATCCCTTTTGGGGGAAATGTGATGTGGACGATTCCTTGTACGTGCAGTGGAAATGTCCTTGTGTATGTAGGGCCACCAAACTTTGGGAGCTTCATGTATCAGCCGACGATTCCAGGGATTCCCGCAGGTACCGATGTGTTTATGAATTATCTTCCAATGAAAGTTGGTTCATATGTCCTCGGCCTTGCTGAGCCAGCGCCAATGACTTGTCTTGTGTATGCTGGGGTCTCCTGTGTAACGGCGGGTGCGGGAGGAATGATGCTTACCGTGGGGACATCACTCTAATTATAAAAAACACACCTCAGTTGAAGTGTGTTTTTTATAATTGTTCGATTTCACGAGCAAGCATTATCCAGTCTGCGAGCTTAAGATCTTCAGCGCGTACCTTTTCATTGATTCCGCAGCGTTCAAATATAAGTTGGAGCCGAGTTCGGTCTACCTTGAGAACATTCACGAGGTTTGTGAGGAGCATTTTGCGGCGACTTGCAAGGCCGGCATGGGTCAACATAAAGAATGTTTTCTCCGAGAAGCCCGAAATATTTTTGCGCGAGATGTCCTCAATAGCAATAATGGATGAATCAACTTTTGGTGGAGGGAGGAAAGCTCCTTTGGGAACCTTTGCAACAATGCGTGGTTTGCCATAAAGCATGGCCGCAAGTGCAAGGTTTCCATATTTTCCATCACGTCCCACAAGCTGCTCTGCGACTTCCTTTTGTATGAGATAGACCATGAGGGTTGGCTGTCGTACGGGCGGAGTCGTCTCGAGAAACATGCGGAACAATAGGCCGGTAATGTAGTATGGAATATTTGCGATGAGTTTGTAGGGTTTGTTTCCGATGTGTGATTTTCCGAAAAGTACACGCAATAGTTCTGGATTACGAACATCCCCTTCAAGTAATTGGAATCGCCCCTCCCCTTCCTCTTTCTTGAACCGTTCATGGAGGATAGGAATGCAACGTTGGTCCATCTCTATGGCAATGATATGTGCACCAGTCGACAGAAGTGCCTCGGTGAGGACTCCTTCACCAGGTCCGATTTCGAGAATGACATCCCCTGGGACAATGTGACCCGCTTCAACAATCTCCCTAATTGCTTTATCAGAACGGAGAAAGTGTTGGCCTAGGGTTTTCTTTGCTTCGATACTCATGGGATTACTCTAACACAAATTATCATATTGCATATAAAAATAGAGATACCATTTATCATGGGATCTCTATTCTTATCTTATCGACAAATGAACTCGGGATTGTTGTTGCTGAGTGATGATTCCGTAATTGCCACCATGTTACGCACAGGGAGTTCCTTCCAATATGCCAGCTGAGGACCCTTGGGGTTCGTGGTGTAACAATAGTAGCGGTAGGCATAGGTTCCCGCAGGTGCATTGTCACCCGTCATGTTGTTGATCGGGTCAACGGGAACTTTTTGCATAAAGGGACTCGTGCCCGTTGAGAGGAATGAGAGAAAGTCTCCCTGGGAACTGTAGTCCCACCCACCAGCATTTGAGAACGTAGTGCTTGATGCTATGCCGCAAGATGAACCATTGGTGATTGGTAAGCAGCCATAGGTGTCGTAATACAAATTGAGTGCGGTGTAGATTTGACGAATATCTGCTGCGCGGCGCGCATCACGACTTTTTGATTTTGTTGAAACTAATGTCGCGAGTACGATCGACGAGAGCAGTGCGATTATAGCGATGACTACAAGTAGTTCAATGAGTGTAAAACCAGCGCGTTTTTTCATGGTGATATTGTATCGTATTTACCACTGAAATACATCATCATCGAAAGGATCATCAAGGAGGCTGAACTTACGTTTTGGCTGTTCGAGCTTCGGCGGTGTTTCTCGCTCGATGAGTGACTCGTCGATATCGTCGAGAAATTCACTTGGAAGGGTGTAGTTGCGACTGCCGAAGATGGTGCGCATTGCTGCATGAGAAAGAAAGACTTTTTTTGCAGCGCGGGTGAGTGCTACATAAAAGAGACGGCGCTCCTCTTCTTGTGCTTCGGGTGAATCATGTTCACGCATCTTGTTTGAAGGGAAGAGATCTTGCTCCATGCCCGTCACAAATACATAATCGAACTCAAGCCCCTTGCTTGCATGGACGGTCATGAGGCGTACCGCATCGGCGTTACTCATGCGATCCTGATCGCTTTCGAGCGCAAGGTCTTCGAGGTACTGGGTGATCCCCTCTGTGCCATCAAAGATATCATAGCGCTTTGCGACGGTGACCAATTCAAGTACGTTGCCAAGTCGTTCTATATCTTCATCATCACCTGTTTTGAGCATATTTCCTATTCCACTTTCCTCGATGACAGTCATCAATAGTTGTGAGGGTTTTTGTACGAGTGCAGCCGCGCGAATACGCTCAAGGATGTCATAGAATTTTTTCACCTTGACCTGCATTGCATTGCTTAAGAGGTGCACTTCATTTGAAAGGACTTTTTCGAGTGTTTTTTCACCGATGCCACGTGCGGGGACATTGATGATGCGTGTGAGGTCGAGTTTGTTCTCGGGGTTAAGCGCAGCGCGTAGGTACGCAAGCGCATCCTTCACCTCCTTGCGATCGTAGAAGCGAGTGCCGAGGACTTGATAGGGGATGCCTGCGAATAGCATTGCTTCTTCAAGTACACGACTCTGTACGTTCGTGCGATAGAGGATAGCGATATCGCTTGCCTTGATACCGCTCCCCATAAGAGCAGCTATTTTTTGTGCAATGCGACGAGCCTCATCGATTTCATCAAATCCTTCGATAATCGTCAGCTTCTCACCCTCATTGTTCTCTGTGAAAAGTACTTTGTCTTTTCGAAGCTCATTCTTTTCGATTACACTATTTGCCGCTTGCAAAATATTCTTTGTTGAACGGTAATTTTGCTCAAGGAGGATAACCTGTGCATTGGGATAGTCTTTTTCAAAATCCAAAATATTAGCAATCGACGCCCCTCTCCAGCTATAGATTGATTGATCGGAGTCCCCCACCACACAAATATTACGTCGCTCTCCTGCGAGGAGCTGTGTGAGTGTATATTGCACCGCATTCGTATCTTGGTATTCGTCGACGTGGATATACTGCCATTTTCTATTGTAGTACGCACGGATTTCGGGATGTGTCTGCAGGAGACGTACGGTCTTCTCGAGGAGGTCGTCAAAATCGAGCGCATTCGCTTTGCGTAGTGATTGCTCGTAGAGCTTCATCGTGCGCTCATAAAGCTGTCCCCGGAAATGATCACGCACGGTGGCCGCAATAGTTTCTGCTGTGCCCATGTTCCCCTTATGCCTACTGATAGCTCCGAGAATCTTTGCGGGGTCATGCTCCTTCGGGTCGAGACTTTGCGCTTTTAGGGCCTCTTTGATGAGTTTCTTCGCATCATCTTGGTCGATGATTGTTGCCCCTTTTGCGATTCCAATCGCGGTTCCATGCTCTCTCAGGATGGCGATGCCAAGAGCATGAAAAGTGCTGACCCAGGGGATATTTGCTCCACGGTTAAAAGTGGGTACATGCTCTCTGCCAAGCATTTGGAGGACACGCTCGCGCATTTCTTTAGCTGCTTTGTTGGTGAACGTGATCGCGAGAATGGCATCTGGTGCCACGCCTTTTTCAATGAGATGTCCGATGCGATGAGTGATCGTCTTCGTTTTGCCGGCTCCTGCTCCTGCAACGATAAGCACCGGCCCCTCAGTGGCGAGGACCGCTTTTTGCTGTTGTGGGTTAAGTCCCTGCTGCATCTTATCCATTACGACATATATTCGCATAGTATGGCAAGTTTGTCGAAAATGGCTTTATAAAGCCGTTATTCTCTGGAACATTCGGAGTTATGCACTTTTCCATTATACGGCTCATATGAGCCATTTCATCGGCAGTGTTCAATTAATATGGCTTAACATAGCCATTTTTTACTCACTTTTCGAGTCCAAAAGTCATTGACTGAACGTGTGGCCTAGGATACCCTTATATAACTGACGCAGTTTTTGTTGTCTGAGAAATACCCTCTCCAATGAAATTGCTCCTACCGACCGAATGCCCCCGACTGCACGATTTAACTCAATGGCTTATTCTATCAAAGAACACAAAAATACACATCGGAAATGTATCTATCCGAAGTGTTATATTCTTCGCTCTCCCTCTTAGTTTGGCTCTTCTCATCGCACCTGTAGCACACGCAGGCATTCTCGACGAACTCGTCAAGAAGGTTTTTGCGACTTCTTCTGTGGGTGATCATAAATTTACAGCACAGAGCGTCCCTTTGCTCACTGCTGCAGTTGGTCAGACTGGAGCGGTGGAAGACTATATGATTTCAGATGAAGGAGCGCTGCTTGCCGCATCGGGTCCAGGCGGAGCCGCAGCTGAGCTCACTGATCTTCAAGTTGAGACCGCCGCTGGTGCTATTAGCACTTACGTTGTTGAGGATAATGATACGATTTCTTCTATTGCAGAGAAGTATGGTATTTCTGTGAATACAATTTACTGGGCTAATGGGCTCAATCGTAAAAGCAAGCTGAAGATTGGTCAAACATTGGTGATTCTTCCTATTACTAGTGTCCAGCACAAGGTGGTAAAGGGTGATACGATCTCAAAAATTGCAAAACGCTATAATGGCGATGCGGATGAAATCATTGCGTACAATGGCCTCGAGGATGGAACACTTACCGCAGGTGAGACAATCATCATTCCTGATGGAGAAATGCCTGCTGCGCCGCTCCCTGCAAAGGTAGCAAGTCGTATAAAGAGCAATCTCGATAGTGGTCCAGATATGGCAGGGTATTATATTCTTCCTGTGCTTGGCTGCAGAAGGTCTCAGGGAATCCATGGACATAATGGCGTTGACCTTGCATGTCCGATTGGTACTCCATTGCGTGCAGCAGCTCCTGGTACTGTCATCGTCGCAAATACGAGTGGATGGGGTGGTGGTTATGGTAAGTATGTCGTCATCAAGCATGCAAATGGTACACAAACCGTCTATGGACATATGTCGAGCGTGAGTGTTCGCCCTGGTGAAACAGTTGGCCGTGGTGAGTCTATTGGTGCGACGGGAAATTCTGGAAAATCGACGGGCCCTCATCTACACTTTGAGGTGCGTGGCGCACGTAATCCATTTTAAAAAACAATCACATTGTGATTGTTTTTTTATTTAAGGGAGATCGCTGATGCGTTCAATAGTGACCCATGTGTCAAATCCTGATGATCCAAGATTTGTTGTGCCTCCGCGCCAAATCGTGACACCCACTGCAAGTGTATCTCCTGCAGCTAGGTCGAGTGTATTTGCGCCCGTTAGGGTTACTCCCGCTGTCCCTGACATAACGACATAGTATGAGTTCAGGCGCCTATAGTCTGCACCATTTTTCATTGTATTCAGCCATATACTTGCCCCTGCATTTCCCCAGGCATACGCTGCTGTTGCGATTGCCGCACTAATGCGATAGATGCCACTCGTTGGTGCGGTGAATTTCCAGTTTGATCCGGTGGTCACCGTGTTGAGTGTGTCTGATACTTTTGAGTTGTAGTTAACAATGACGGGCACCCCATGGGTTGTTGCTTGCCCCAGCGTGCCTATGTAGTGTACGTAGACTGGTGAAGAAGTTTGGCCACCACCTGCGTTCACCCACTGTGTCCCATTACAGTATTGCATCGCATGCGCATTGTAATTGTAGCGCATGGTACCTTCTCCCCCCGCTTGCCCTGCTGCACATGTCGTAACAACATCACTTCCTCCTGCACGCACTCCACCTGCAACGTCTAGTGTTGTTCCGGGAGTCATTGTGCCAATACCTAATCGCTGGTTGAGAATGTCCCAGAATAAATTATTTGTTCCAGATATATGTGTTGCGTCGGTGTAATAGGAGACTTGGCCATTTGATGCAGTTTGCGCAAATACTATTGATGGGCCCGAGAAGATACTCCCTCCGAACTGATCTGCCACTGCGGTTGAAGTTGAACTTCCCTGTGCAACGCTTGATCCAACGCCGAAGATATAGTTGAAACCGAGTGATGATGCCGTGTTCCCATCGCACCCCGCACGAACGGTATTTTCGGGATGCTTCAAGCTGTCCTGTTCAACCTTGAGAAATACGTTGAATTGCTTACCATCGTCACAAAGTCCGACGTAGTAGTTGTCATCCTGAAAGACCTGATCAAAAAGGCTTCCCGATGAGTAGACCCCCTCGCCCTTTAGCGCAGAGACGAGCGATGTTGCATAGTCAGCCGTTCCTGACTTTGTTGCGAGTCCGCCACCACTGCTTTGATATCCCGCACCCGATACTTTGTATGTGCCCTTTGCGGATTCATGTTCTTCGAGCGCGATGCTGAGTTGTCTTGCATTCGCTATTCGCGAGGCGTCACGCGCCCGCTTGCGCGCTTCAACAGCCGATGAAAATACAGCGCTTGAGATGAGGGATACGATTGAAATGACAACGAGTAATTCAATAAGAGTGAACCCATTACTAAGTTTATTCACTAGTGATACTTTCATTTGTATAGTATAGCACAAATTAGCAATGCACCCCTAGTCCTGATGTCTACGTGAATATAACAAAACCCCTCAAGGGGGTTTTGTTATTTAGAATGCAGCTATATGTATGATTGCGTAGAGTGTTGCTGCGCCAAGTACAGTCATGATAGTGGTCAGCATCTTTGGGTGGTTGTGATGTGATTCTGGAATCAGATCCGATGCACCGATATAGAGGAAGAATCCCGAGAAAAGTGCGAGTAAAAGCCCAAGCGCACTTTCGGGGACCGTAACGAAGTAGGCAATGAAAATTCCAAGTGATGGAGTCAATGCATCTACGGCAAGCCAGCGTAGCGCTTTCTTGCGCGTACCACCATTTTTGATCACCATGGAGACAGTGTTGATACCATCAGAGAAATCATGTGCAAGAACGGCGAGTGCGACTACTGCACCGACCGCAGGTGAGACTTTGAGCGCAAGTCCGATGCCGAGTCCGTCGAGCATGCTGTGCACCGATAGGCTGCCTGCCCCGAAGTGACCCCGTCCATGACTGTGGGTATGACCCTCTTCTGCTTCGTGTGAATGTAGGCTGATTGTTCGATCGATGATGAGGTACGTCAGAAATCCGATTGCAATGTAGAGCGCAATGTGCTCTGTGGTATACGCAGCACCTGCGAGGTCAAATGATTCAGGAATAAGATCAAAGAATGCAACACCGATAACTGCTCCAGCTGCGAAGCCTAAGATGAGGTGGAGGCGATCGCGCATATGGAGCGCGAAGAGTCCTCCTATTGTGGTGGCTATTGCTGTAGCGATAGCAAGGTAAATTGGAAGCATAATTTTAAGAGTAGCAGAAACACCTATTCTCTGCAATAAAGTGTTAAAGTTGCTCAAATTTTGGCCTGTAAGAGAGTGCCTCAAGAATATGTTTTTCCTCAATGTTTTCTGTACATTCAAGATCGGCGATTGTACGTGCAAGGCGAATAGTACGATGAAGTGCACGCCCTGAAAGATTAAGCCTCAGCGCAGATTGAGCAAGTAGCGCACGGCAGCTCGAGGAGAGCGGTGCGTAATCTGTG contains the following coding sequences:
- a CDS encoding type II secretion system protein, which translates into the protein MKKRAGFTLIELLVVIAIIALLSSIVLATLVSTKSKSRDARRAADIRQIYTALNLYYDTYGCLPITNGSSCGIASSTTFSNAGGWDYSSQGDFLSFLSTGTSPFMQKVPVDPINNMTGDNAPAGTYAYRYYCYTTNPKGPQLAYWKELPVRNMVAITESSLSNNNPEFICR
- a CDS encoding UvrD-helicase domain-containing protein, with amino-acid sequence MDKMQQGLNPQQQKAVLATEGPVLIVAGAGAGKTKTITHRIGHLIEKGVAPDAILAITFTNKAAKEMRERVLQMLGREHVPTFNRGANIPWVSTFHALGIAILREHGTAIGIAKGATIIDQDDAKKLIKEALKAQSLDPKEHDPAKILGAISRHKGNMGTAETIAATVRDHFRGQLYERTMKLYEQSLRKANALDFDDLLEKTVRLLQTHPEIRAYYNRKWQYIHVDEYQDTNAVQYTLTQLLAGERRNICVVGDSDQSIYSWRGASIANILDFEKDYPNAQVILLEQNYRSTKNILQAANSVIEKNELRKDKVLFTENNEGEKLTIIEGFDEIDEARRIAQKIAALMGSGIKASDIAILYRTNVQSRVLEEAMLFAGIPYQVLGTRFYDRKEVKDALAYLRAALNPENKLDLTRIINVPARGIGEKTLEKVLSNEVHLLSNAMQVKVKKFYDILERIRAAALVQKPSQLLMTVIEESGIGNMLKTGDDEDIERLGNVLELVTVAKRYDIFDGTEGITQYLEDLALESDQDRMSNADAVRLMTVHASKGLEFDYVFVTGMEQDLFPSNKMREHDSPEAQEEERRLFYVALTRAAKKVFLSHAAMRTIFGSRNYTLPSEFLDDIDESLIERETPPKLEQPKRKFSLLDDPFDDDVFQW
- a CDS encoding ZIP family metal transporter, yielding MLPIYLAIATAIATTIGGLFALHMRDRLHLILGFAAGAVIGVAFFDLIPESFDLAGAAYTTEHIALYIAIGFLTYLIIDRTISLHSHEAEEGHTHSHGRGHFGAGSLSVHSMLDGLGIGLALKVSPAVGAVVALAVLAHDFSDGINTVSMVIKNGGTRKKALRWLAVDALTPSLGIFIAYFVTVPESALGLLLALFSGFFLYIGASDLIPESHHNHPKMLTTIMTVLGAATLYAIIHIAAF
- a CDS encoding type II secretion system protein; protein product: MKVSLVNKLSNGFTLIELLVVISIVSLISSAVFSSAVEARKRARDASRIANARQLSIALEEHESAKGTYKVSGAGYQSSGGGLATKSGTADYATSLVSALKGEGVYSSGSLFDQVFQDDNYYVGLCDDGKQFNVFLKVEQDSLKHPENTVRAGCDGNTASSLGFNYIFGVGSSVAQGSSTSTAVADQFGGSIFSGPSIVFAQTASNGQVSYYTDATHISGTNNLFWDILNQRLGIGTMTPGTTLDVAGGVRAGGSDVVTTCAAGQAGGEGTMRYNYNAHAMQYCNGTQWVNAGGGQTSSPVYVHYIGTLGQATTHGVPVIVNYNSKVSDTLNTVTTGSNWKFTAPTSGIYRISAAIATAAYAWGNAGASIWLNTMKNGADYRRLNSYYVVMSGTAGVTLTGANTLDLAAGDTLAVGVTIWRGGTTNLGSSGFDTWVTIERISDLP
- a CDS encoding M23 family metallopeptidase, encoding MALLIAPVAHAGILDELVKKVFATSSVGDHKFTAQSVPLLTAAVGQTGAVEDYMISDEGALLAASGPGGAAAELTDLQVETAAGAISTYVVEDNDTISSIAEKYGISVNTIYWANGLNRKSKLKIGQTLVILPITSVQHKVVKGDTISKIAKRYNGDADEIIAYNGLEDGTLTAGETIIIPDGEMPAAPLPAKVASRIKSNLDSGPDMAGYYILPVLGCRRSQGIHGHNGVDLACPIGTPLRAAAPGTVIVANTSGWGGGYGKYVVIKHANGTQTVYGHMSSVSVRPGETVGRGESIGATGNSGKSTGPHLHFEVRGARNPF